From the Chaetodon auriga isolate fChaAug3 chromosome 17, fChaAug3.hap1, whole genome shotgun sequence genome, the window GATGGTAACTAAAAGTGTTAATGCTTTCATTTCCCAGACATTTATAGCCTACACAGCATATCAATGGCTGGCAGCTGTAGTTGACTTCCCTGTAACAATTAAATGCATAGGGTATTACATGTTTGGCTGCTTGTTAACTCTACGAGCTCTGCTTGTCTTGCAAAATTAAAGATGAGAGAGCATAAATTTTGCACTTTATAGAAAGTACATTCCTCGTTGACCCACATGCTTCTATCAGAGTACACTCGCTGACGTGAACAATTGCGACACAATGTGGACAAGCTCCCCCTGCAGAGTACACAAGTATATCATATTCACTGAAGTGTGGATGAGAAGCACAATTTTGCTTAAATTAAATGATCTGGGCCAACTTTATGTTTTCACTTCAACATATGTAGTGGATGTAATATGAGGTAGAATAAAAAGACGTGACGTTTCAGAGTGGTTGAAGCCCTGACAACACAAAGATTTAAGTCGTTCAGAGGTGGTTTACTTTACAGTTGGTACAATTGTTAGATCAGGAGAACGGTTTTGCAGACAGCTACTGTTGATGTAAGGATTGATGTGACAACGCTGCCTTTGAGGGAAAGTGCGTGGTAGGGATGCAGTGACCTACTAAGGTTAACTATGACTGGAAATGGTGATGgggagattttaagggtttgcAGGCAACATGTACACATGTAACCTGCAGATGCGTCCTCACAAACATGTTCACTGATCTGAAATCTGTTcatctgagaaaaaaagagagcaaaagcTGTAATATATCACAGAAAGATGGATGACGATGAGGCTGTGGACCCTCTCTTACCACCACTACTGTTGCCTCTGTCTTGGCTCTGTAGCCCCCTTGACCCTTAACGAGCATAAAGTCACTGTTGTGTTCCAGCTCCTGGCAACAATTGCCATGGCAACCCTATTATCACCCCATTGGATCATCCATGGTATGCATCCCTGTAGTGAGTCTATCTATTTAATACTGCATCACTGATCCAATGCATGATGCAACATGTGTTGCTGCTACTTGCACAATCGACTTTctcttgcatttttttctttaaaatgttttatttcctaCTGTACAATATGCTTAAACAGTATTTTGGATATTGATTTCCCTGTTTCTGACTTGATTTGTAAAGGTTACtgttatgtatgtatatgtatgtggtGACACTGCAATTTCTCAGCACACAAGAACAAATAACAGAATCGTTTTGGACAATGGTACAGATTTGATTTTTGTGTTACTGGACTGTCTTCGGTTGAGCGTGGTGCAGATTTAAATGGTTCATTTGTCTGCAGACTGGCTGAGTCATGCTCCCTTCATATTCAAGGGAACATTGTTGACACggacacagaaacatgttcacTGGCTATCAGGTGACACATTTGTTCTCCATACATCATTAAGCACCACTGCAATGTCCACAGAAAATACTGCATTATATTTAACTTTGTGCAATATTATAAGAAATACAATAGAAAGCCAGATCAGTTTGTCCAGCATGAAATGAATACCTACACAGCTTTATGTAACAGTATGACTGACATGTGCCAACCTATTGACCATTCAGACATTGTCAACATAAAGTGCATCTGATTGAAGAGGAGCTCCATATGTAGGTTAAATATCTACTCACCAGTTCCCCCTGAGAGGCTCATTGTTTGTATGGTATGGCATACTTGTATGCAACAATCCCCTGAAGTTGGGAATAGGGGAAGTGATGTGGGATCAGATTTCACTCTTATGTTTTAATCCCTGCCCATTAGTGGGGAAATACTGAAACCTGCCCGGGAGCAGTGACCAAAAGGGAAATTTCATCACACTCCACATTAGCAAGGCCGGACTGTCATTGAATTAAATGGCTCCTTGTTAGCCTGGTCAATCTGAATGCCTCACAGtaaccctctgtgtgtgtctgtgtgtgtggattccATACCTGATCACTGTTTattgtcaacacacacacacatgtacataacaCCCAGAAGATTGTCTAAATTCAAACCTAAAACCTTAAAGACGGTGACCATTCAGAATAATTTGCCACATGTCATATGTTCGGCTCAGTTAGCCAGAGCAGCATTTCAGAGCAACACCCTGTGAAACGTTTTATTGAGCTGCTGCTAAATACACAGCCTATTCAAACTGTTtattgactgtgtgtttgcttgctgcCTTTCCATAGAAACCAGTGTGTGAGGGTGACCCTTCAGGGAGGCTGTGGCCTGGCAGGTTATTTTCAGTGTCTGTTACTAACCCATCAAGGGATAGCATTACATTGCTAGTCcattctgtgtgcatgtgcacacatacaaacataatGTACAGCAACTGTGGGAGTTATAGGCATATATAGGAGGCACCAGCATAAGCCTCAGCCTATATAAACATTGGggttatttatctatttatttttattattattttcttttggcCAAATCTGACTTATCCATCAAGTCTTACACAGTGTCTGTACTGCTATGTGGTCTAAGGGTAAAattttaaatctaaaatataaccTAAAATCAATGTCAGACTTTTTACTCCTTCCTGGCGCATCATGTAGAAGTTGTTTTAAACACTAATTGAGGGGTTTCCCTGAGAGGGCCCGCTGCCAGTCTGTAACTCTACCCTCCTGTGTTAATGTGATGGACAGGGGGATTAAGAAGGTTTACACACAAACTACAAACTAAAGATTTGGTTTCATATAATTGATGCAATAATGCTTAAGATGCTAGATGAAATATACAGTGGTGTTTTAGTGAAGATAAGCGACAGAATCTATCTCTACACTGTGcatgcttttttattttaaaaactgGATTCTGTGTCATttataagaagaaaataaagaccaagtaaaagaaggaaagaacaaGTAAGTAATTTGATGTTAGTGCTACCTGCAGGTGAAGGTCTGCAGGTAGCCCATGTGAAGAATTTAATGCATTTCTACCATTTCTGAAAACTAATGCAGCTTGTTGATTGCAAAGTCTGCATAACAAGACTCCTTCATGTTACACTACTCAACCAGCAAAATCACATGTATCAAAGAATATGTTTAAGTGCTATGACCTAACATGCCTGCAGTACACACCTTCCACCACCCGATGTCCCTAAGACCACAGGGTGATGTGATGCAACACAGCTTTTCATTCTACCTCAATCACCCTGGAATGGGGCTGGTGTGCTCAGTTACATGGCACACTGTGTACTAAACACCAGGCTTCAAACTCTGTAATGGGATAATGGAGTCAAACTTAAGAATCAGGATGATTTTATTGTAATTTctttgataaaaacaaacagatcacAGTACAGCATGCATACATTCTTTACAGAGGTCTAAATTAAAACTGGTCAGATGTACGTTTCACTGGAACATGGCATCAGTATTTAACAGGCTGGTTAGGCTTCTTGCTCATTTGGTAACAACTGTCACAAAACACACcagatgaaagtgtgtgtgtgtaagagccTTGAAAGGGGATAAAAGTTCAGAAAGTATATTCAATGACAGCTATACAATTAAAAATGCCTACATTCAATTAAagtgagtgttttgttttagcCATTATTCCAATCTTATGGACAACCTACAGCCATTCACACCAACTTTCACTCATGAGGAACCCTGGGAAATGGCACTATGGACCCCCccaagaggagaaaaacaaagactttaataattattattaattaagaCAAAAACCCAACATAAACAATAACTTGGTCCGGTAAAAGTGCGATTTGCAATTTAGATGAGTATCTTAACACTGAGGAGTTTATAAACTATACAATAGaaataaaatcttaatattACATTGACACAAACATAATGACACTAATAATAAAGGTTTCAGAGAAGAATTTCAAATAAAGAAACTCCAGAGGCAGAAAACTTAAAACATGGTGAATTATACTTCTACTTcgttaagttttttttaatattaaatttAGATTTGGAACAATTAAGATATACAGCATGTACACATTGGTAACCCGACATTTCTGCGCTTCTACCGCCCAGTTCGGAACATGAAAGGGCGAGAAACCAAACTTTGGATCACTCTCATATGTCTCCCATTGATACTATCACACATATGTACAATAGGTCCATAACTACAAAGGCattcaaagaaagaaatgacattttggCACCAGGCACAGATTTGAATATACATTAAAACTAATAGCCAAAACCCAcccagaaaaaaataatctgaCTACTCTCACCCTTCGATGTGTCCTCCCTACAACATGAGAATAGTAAATCTGCATTTAAACTGGCTAAAAAATGATGTAACATTTGGCATAATTGTTGCTGGAAGAATAAGAGAGGGGCAGAGGGGAGTGGCAGAGATCTACCCCAACAGACCTGACAGCAGGATCTACAGTGCATTTCTGTCAAAAGACAATCTGTTGTTCTTCCTGAGTGCTAGAAGTAAACAGGAACTGGAAAACGTATTCATAGCTAAGATTAGGGATGGGCCTTTATGCTATTTACACGTCATCACTTCAACTTTTGTCTTTCTGTATCATCTGATCCCGCTCTAATGTCAAATATACATTCTTGAACCTGGTTCACAATCATCAGCAACTCAATTCATCCATTCAACCCACCGTGTCCTGAATTATCACTGACTTACAGAAACATGGCTCTCCTCTGTTATCTGGCAGCTACTCTCAAGTCCTGATCAGTCATGACCAATCATAGCGTACCAACTTTTCCTGAGACGGGGTAAGGTGTAAGAACCTTTACTAACTTTGGGGTGGGATGGACTGGCTTCATCGTCACAGTGAACCAGTCCGGGTCAAAACAGGACTAAaagtttttttcacttttcttttctttttttttctttttttttttctttttaattgaaCGACTAAGGTCTGGGAAAGCGTGAACAGAAGTGCACAAGGCGGCCCCGCTTCCTACACCTCGTTGATAGTGCGCTCAGAGGGCCTGAAGTTGACCGAGTTAGATGATGACATGTAGAAGGATTGGGTTTTGCGATTGAGACGGGCACGCTTGGTGGCCATGCACAGGTTGCGCTTGCTGGAGGTGATGATCTCTGTGATGAACTTTTTGCAGTCTACGCAGATCTCCATGGTGACCCAGTCCTCGGTAAGCTCCTTGGGAAGCTCTGGCTCGTCCAGTGACCGGccatctttgctgctgctgccactgctgtgcTTAGACAACCTGAGGACAGATAGAAACAAAGAATAAACTAATCTAACACAGCATTTTGACCACATTTTCTCAGTATAGAAAACGAAACAGGAGTTCCACAGTAACATACTTGTAAACACTTCTGCGTAAGCTGTGTCGGCTATGTCCAGACCCCAATGGGTGCTTCTCTGGCTCAGCAGGAGCAGACGCTCCACTTGCCTCTTCTTTAGCCACAGCACTGGGGCCCAAAGAATAGATGGGCAAGGTGGAGTAGGGCTTAGATGGCAGCCGCATCTtaggtaaaaaataaataaataaatacatacatacatacatacacagtatTTGCAGTCTATGGAGCACCTGTTGGTATGCGTTGAACAGCAGACAGGTGTCAAGAGTGTCAAAGAATTTCTAAAGTGAGTGCTCAAAAGTGCGTCAAATGTAAGTCAACAGCCTCCTACCTTTTTAGAGCACTGGGAGCACACAGGCCTGGAGAGGATaacaatgaaatgttaaattGAAAATTACTGgacagatgcagcagaaccagagatactGTCTTATTTATTCCATGTATCAACCTTCCCTACTAGAGTACTGCCCAAGACCTGTAATCAGACTATAACAGGTTCCCCTTTAAGTTGAGTCGTTCCAGTTATACAGTTATAGTAACTTAGTTGAATTTACCTTTTGCAGAACTGGCAGGTGTAGGACCAGGTAAAGAGAGAGAATCTCTTGGTCCGGCATGAAAAGCAAAGCTAGAGAGGAAAGCATGGAGTGAGGTGAAGAAGGTTCATAGAATACGCTGCATTTAAATGATTACTGAGGAAAATGACCACTGTGATGACCAAAACTCTTCATGTGACGTCTACCTTTCCTTTCTTGAGTGCAGTGTAGACGTCTTTGTACTGCTGAAACTTCTCCAGCTCAGCCTTGACCAGAACCTGCCTGATGTGcatcacctcctccactgtcaGAGCCAGACACTCCACTGGGTAACAGAACTCctcctgcaggaaaaacaaacatcacatcaACAAACTAACATGTATGGAGATTAGGAAACAGGCAGCCCAGACGTAATGGGATCTGCTGCATTCACATGACACCAACACCATGTGAACGTGGCTAAATGCACAATCCAAGCAATGGGGTCACACCAATTTCACCAAGCAGGCACTGCACGTCACTTCACCAAAATACCAAGCATGCGATGAGGTGTTGAAGGTGAAAACATCAGTCTTCTTTAGCCTCTGCGAACCACAAATGATGCTTGTACTGACGACAGTGTGACGATGAAGAGAAATACAAAGCATCCTGATGATGTTACACACCCGTCATGTTGGTTGTCCACAGCTTTTTGTCACATTACtttattcagtttttctctAACTATACCATGACTGTCTTCCATATAAATGTTTTAGAACGATTACCTGATTGAAACAAATTTGCACGTGGACCCCATCATGGTGCAAGCTGTGGTCGCCAGGAGATTTGTGACATACTTGAGAGCTTTTTCAACATACtaatttatcttttttttctcaatttaaTAGCTGAATGTGCCCAAGTCAAACTCCACAGGCGTGAAAATTGCTTAGGGAAACTCTTCGTCGATCATTTACCCTCAGTTGGCTTGGCTAGAAAATGCAAGCTGTGAAAGTTTACAGGTCATTTCTAAACTCTTGTCCATTTTCTTTTGAACTCTCCCTGAGCTCTTTTCAGTATCCCACAGATCTCCCATTCACACAAATGCTCCCATTCATCTAAAACAAGTCTATTGCATTATGCAGTTTTCTGGATCCGTTCCCAACACAGCTCTATGTGCCTTTGATGATGTGCAGTAACAGTGACATACCGTGCCCTGAGCACCACTGGCAGCTTCCACCTGACCAGCAGACAGAGGGAACAAGACATTCCAACAGAAGCAGGTCTTTACATTTCGACAAGCTAATCACACACAGAATGCTTCAgaaagattaatataagaacTACATAAATCTATTATCTTTCATACATAGTCAACAGTAGATTAGTGGAGTAAGCGTCCTCCTCGTCAGAGGGATGTCAGCCCTTCCGTGTTTGTCCCTGCAGTGTTGCTTTCATTTACAACACAGCTGTATCAATATTGTCCTTGAAAAGTTACTTGGTCTAGAAGTAGGAAATTGCAGGATATCGAACCTGCTCCCATTCACACATGAGtccatgcaggaaatgttcctaAACATTTCAGGGATGGACCTGAGAGGGAGAGGCTCCTAACTACGTTACTATCTACAGCCAATGTTGATAAAGATATCAGAACAACAGAACGAAAGACAAATGTCCCAAGTCCTCATCCTTGACTTCATAATCTCTCTCTACGCATTAGCTTCTGACATTAAATTAACTGTTATTTCAACTCATGTGTGGCATGAAACTTAATTTCATAACAGGAAGTCCCATGACAGAAAAATCATCTGACAGGATCCGTCTCAAGAGGACGAGAGTTCACTGAGATGGAAACTTTCTTCATCTCATGATTTCACTCCGTCTGCTCCATCACTGACACCAAGGATCACAGCTGGTGTCTACTGGTGGAGCAGCTCTTCATCTTACACATGCCTGCTTCACCTGTCTCCTCCAGTCTGTCCTGCTCTCCGGTTTTCTAGTCTTCCAATATACAAAAAAATGGTACTATGAAGCAAAACTTGGGCTGATGGTGATGGATACACAGGTTGACCAAGTTACTTTGGCACTAGGATCCCTTATCACCTGTAGCATTTTATAAAAATAGGAAATGACTGCAGATAAGTCATCGGGATAAGACAGCTGACCAgtgtaaacattttaatgagttCTAACATGACTACTAGAGAGGGCGGGGAACTGCAACAGGGATCTTACTGTTTTACATCGACTAGAAGAGGCTCAGCTCCAAAGATCTATGTGAAAGGCAAAGCATGTTTGAGCATGTGGGTGtatgaaataaagacagaaaagggcAACAAACATAAACTCTGTTTATATCAAGAAAAGGAGGACTAgaaaactgtaaatgtgtggCTTTTGATTGCTTCAGTCTGTCACAAAGAAGTTTAAATATTAATTTACGTGACAAGGCAGAATGTAATCATTAACatgaaaagcataaaaaaagaaagagaaatacaACAATGGTGTGATGTATCCTCAGGAGAGCCACCCCCTCCAGGGTTTTAAGAGTATTTCTTCTGATTTAATGATCTTCGGTTGGGGCCTCTGGTTTGGCGCCAGAGGTCTGCCATTAAACTAGCAAgtgatgagagtgaaccagTTCCATCTAAATCCCCTTCATACAGTGGTCTGTCCTGTGGTTTCAATTACACCCATCAACCTCACTGGAATCACACGACTGACATACAGTCGCCCACAGAACCAATGACTTCATTGCAAACAAATCACCAGTCACTGGACAGGACCAGCTTCAACAGATAAATAATTGTGATCTCGACGTATGTGATTTGTTGTTCCTTAAACTCTGCAATTCTCATGTATGTTTGTACTGCATCTGTCATCAATCTTAGAGGCTTCTTTCATCCATTTATACAGCCCTCAATAAATAATCCAACAGGAACTGCTTCAATAGCTGACGTACCAAAGACTTGGAGGTCTGTTTGGATGGAGGTGCAAAGGGAATGACACTGGTGGGTGCCTCCTTCTCGATGGAGTGCCGCCTCTGTGGCGACTGACGCTTGTCCGGCTGTGGGGTGGCAGACACGGGCAGGAACTTTGGAGGAGCTGACGacacaggacagaaaaaaaaaaaaaaaaaaacatgagaagaCATAATAGCTTAAAACAACTAAGATATGTTTGCAGTGGTCAAAAAGCAGATTGATATGACAATATGTTCCAGGTATGCTCTTACCCTTCTTGCCTATGACGGACTCGGGTGACGTGTCATCGATCAAAGACGTGGACATACTGGAGCTGCTCCGTGTGCCATCCTCCTGTCAATCAGAACTCATATTTAGTCACATGATACTGACAGAGTTCTGCACAAACATTTTTCAAGCTGCTAAACTGGAACTGGATTAAGATCTTATGAGCAGAGCCAACAAGAGTCAGACATCTTACATCAGATTCAGAGCTGTCCAGCTCGGCCAGCGTGGGTGCTCTAAGCAGCCTCTTCCTCTGGCTAAGGGGCTGCACTCCACCTTGACTGGGTCCCATGGTGCCACTGGCCAGAGACTGGGTGCTGACAGCCAACTTTCTGGGTGCATCTGGAGTGTCTGCAGGCACAAGGTATGATTTTGGTTACAATCAGAGTTGTATTACAAGGGCACCATAAATTCTCCTGACCTGTTTCCTTATCTTTACAGCTGGTCATCATGCCTCCTGTGTAAACTTTGTATTGTTAGTACCTGATACCACAGAATCAGTATACATAGACCACATAGTGAAGATAAGCCCCAACCATATGCTCATGTTGCAGATTTTCTCCTCAATCACGTCATCTAAAAATACCTTTGTGACAGAGGTCAAAACAAAAGATCTCACCAGTGACACTGGCTTCATACCCACAAGACATTGCTTCATGAGTGCTTTACCTGAGCTGCGGAACAAGTCCTGGGGCGTGCTGATGCTTTTCCCTGCACCTGGAAAGGAATTAAGGGAATATAACCTTCAGGAGGACCACACACATCAACATTTCCATCCCTGACAACAGATTGGTACCACGAGGAGGACTTGACCAGGTGTGAATTGAGGGGGCTCTGTGTGATAGCAGGTTACATTCACACATAAATAAGGGACAGGTAAGTGAAGGGAAGTGCCagggaagcagaggaagacaatGAGTGCAGCCACAGTGCAAAAGGTTATTCCCGTACATCCATCTGGACTATGGTCATCCTGTGAGACTGCAGTGCTACATTCAGACTGTCATCTGCCATTTAACTATTTATCTGAGGTAGGCTGCTGATATCAGCGTTATGTAATTTCTTCAGATTCCACAGTGAGAGCGGATTAGGGCCACAAGCAGGGCAGAgtggctgcagaggcagagtgaTGATGTATAATCTCACCCTACTGGCTCTGGCTCAGTGGCTATCCCTCATCACCTAGACCACAGACAGTCCCTGTGACTAACCACCCTACACAGGGCACATCGGGAATTCCTATCATAACATGCCTAAAACATAGATTTCCTGCTCTGAAGCAAATTTTATTTTACCTCCCAATAAAGACCTTGCAAAATTTAATAAACAACAAGATGACCACGCAGCCTATGATACAGTTGCACTGTGTTGACCCATTTCTTCCTTCAGGTATCTGCAGAACAACAACCAGTGTGAAAggatgtaattaaaaaaatggggtgtgtgtgtgtgtgtgtttcaatcaGGAGCCAAACTTTAAATGgcctggaaaaaaacacaaggtaCAATAAAAAAAGGTGCACAATAGGTGACGTAAAACTTTACCTGATGAGTCAAAGCTGTAAGACATGCTAAGGGGTCGCATGACTGACAGATATGCCCatgttttgaaggaaaaaaaaaaaaagaaatgggagcaaacaggagaaaaagaaatccaCAAGAGTTAAAATGGATGATGAACTCAATGAATCATCCAAGTGTGCAAAACATATTCTAAAAATCTAAGATTATAAGGACCATATTATTTCATGCAAGAGTTTCAGATAACCCCTACGGCATCCTATATGTGTGATTATGCAACAACTGCTTCATGTTACCCTCCTAAGTCCCCTACCAAAAGACGTCTTGAGTAAACCACGCACAAACACTGTATGGTATAGGCCGACAAagtatttgctgttttgatcTGATTAAAGCTTTAAATGGTTTGAAACTTTAGATCCAATTGGCCAATTATGACGACTGCATACCAGAAAGATTATCCACCTCCGAGACACTATAGTGACCATGAAGGGCAGCATTACATACTGGAATTACATTAACAGGAAAGACAACTTATCAGTAACCACAACAATTACTGTAGCAGTGAAAGCCTAGCAAACAAATGAAGGCTGCCAGCTGCAGTCCAAGTGATCCTCGTTTAAACACTTCGACACTTCTGATTAAGTTCAATCAATGTAGGAAGAGGGCTGTTAGAGTAATCATGATGGAATAATAAAGTCATGGTTAACGTTAAGTTAACAATCAAAGAATTCCttccaataaaacaaaaaggtttAGGTTTGATAGTCTGAACAAAAGGTCCAGTAATTTGTGCAGGTCATCCTCAGGTGTTGCACAAGTCCATTAATGTTTGgccatgtgtgcatgcatgtcagcATATGAACATCAGTACATTTCTCATCGACTGTCAGTGGCTTACCCAGGCGGCTTCTGCGGATCATGTCGGGTGAGACTGGCCTGAGCTTCCTTTCAGCTTTGATGTCCTCCAGCAGTCGCTCGTGGAGGCTCCGGGGACGTGGCGGGTGGGGTTTCAGTTTACGGGCTGAGACCTGACATGACAACCACAGTGAGCAACTGATAGCCATCTCCATGGAAACCAAAGTGAGATTTTCCCCTCACAC encodes:
- the spire1a gene encoding protein spire homolog 1 isoform X1 gives rise to the protein MAKRPGTDEAMVTSPTVLRDFADDLNAGDVNMDCGDGAAEVSLEDILKLYGQPINEEQAWAVCYQCCRTLAQKHRRKGYKSAGASAVDCPRRIEGPGDVMIWRDGTVGLHFEGSTDKYGSAPTSLEIIDSLGVMIYKALDYGLKENEERELSPPLERLIDMMTNTEETESDPCPDEGYEATEEEDECEEEEEEEEPIPATTSSTVSAIRSYRDIIMLCSSHLPSPSDAPNHYQAVCRALYAETRELHTFLEKIKSAKENLRRMEGETQEPVKDLNELQNADWARFWVQVMRDLRDGVKLKKVKERQYNPLPIEYQLTPYEMLMDDIRSKRYKLRKVMVNGDIPPRLKKSAHEIILEFIRSRPPLNPVSARKLKPHPPRPRSLHERLLEDIKAERKLRPVSPDMIRRSRLGAGKSISTPQDLFRSSDTPDAPRKLAVSTQSLASGTMGPSQGGVQPLSQRKRLLRAPTLAELDSSESDEDGTRSSSSMSTSLIDDTSPESVIGKKAPPKFLPVSATPQPDKRQSPQRRHSIEKEAPTSVIPFAPPSKQTSKSLVEAASGAQGTEEFCYPVECLALTVEEVMHIRQVLVKAELEKFQQYKDVYTALKKGKLCFSCRTKRFSLFTWSYTCQFCKRPVCSQCSKKMRLPSKPYSTLPIYSLGPSAVAKEEASGASAPAEPEKHPLGSGHSRHSLRRSVYKLSKHSSGSSSKDGRSLDEPELPKELTEDWVTMEICVDCKKFITEIITSSKRNLCMATKRARLNRKTQSFYMSSSNSVNFRPSERTINEV
- the spire1a gene encoding protein spire homolog 1 isoform X3; this encodes MAKRPGTDEAMVTSPTVLRDFADDLNAGDVNMDCGDGAAEVSLEDILKLYGQPINEEQAWAVCYQCCRTLAQKHRRKGYKSAGASAVDCPRRIEGPGDVMIWRDGTVGLHFEGSTDKYGSAPTSLEIIDSLGVMIYKALDYGLKENEERELSPPLERLIDMMTNTEETESDPCPDEGYEATEEEDECEEEEEEEEPIPATTSSTVSAIRSYRDIIMLCSSHLPSPSDAPNHYQAVCRALYAETRELHTFLEKIKSAKENLRRMEGETQEPVKDLNELQNADWARFWVQVMRDLRDGVKLKKVKERQYNPLPIEYQLTPYEMLMDDIRSKRYKLRKVMVNGDIPPRLKKSAHEIILEFIRSRPPLNPVSARKLKPHPPRPRSLHERLLEDIKAERKLRPVSPDMIRRSRLVMRPLSMSYSFDSSGAGKSISTPQDLFRSSDTPDAPRKLAVSTQSLASGTMGPSQGGVQPLSQRKRLLRAPTLAELDSSESDEDGTRSSSSMSTSLIDDTSPESVIGKKAPPKFLPVSATPQPDKRQSPQRRHSIEKEAPTSVIPFAPPSKQTSKSLEEFCYPVECLALTVEEVMHIRQVLVKAELEKFQQYKDVYTALKKGKLCFSCRTKRFSLFTWSYTCQFCKRPVCSQCSKKMRLPSKPYSTLPIYSLGPSAVAKEEASGASAPAEPEKHPLGSGHSRHSLRRSVYKLSKHSSGSSSKDGRSLDEPELPKELTEDWVTMEICVDCKKFITEIITSSKRNLCMATKRARLNRKTQSFYMSSSNSVNFRPSERTINEV
- the spire1a gene encoding protein spire homolog 1 isoform X2, producing MAKRPGTDEAMVTSPTVLRDFADDLNAGDVNMDCGDGAAEVSLEDILKLYGQPINEEQAWAVCYQCCRTLAQKHRRKGYKSAGASAVDCPRRIEGPGDVMIWRDGTVGLHFEGSTDKYGSAPTSLEIIDSLGVMIYKALDYGLKENEERELSPPLERLIDMMTNTEETESDPCPDEGYEATEEEDECEEEEEEEEPIPATTSSTVSAIRSYRDIIMLCSSHLPSPSDAPNHYQAVCRALYAETRELHTFLEKIKSAKENLRRMEGETQEPVKDLNELQNADWARFWVQVMRDLRDGVKLKKVKERQYNPLPIEYQLTPYEMLMDDIRSKRYKLRKVMVNGDIPPRLKKSAHEIILEFIRSRPPLNPVSARKLKPHPPRPRSLHERLLEDIKAERKLRPVSPDMIRRSRLGAGKSISTPQDLFRSSDTPDAPRKLAVSTQSLASGTMGPSQGGVQPLSQRKRLLRAPTLAELDSSESDEDGTRSSSSMSTSLIDDTSPESVIGKKAPPKFLPVSATPQPDKRQSPQRRHSIEKEAPTSVIPFAPPSKQTSKSLEEFCYPVECLALTVEEVMHIRQVLVKAELEKFQQYKDVYTALKKGKLCFSCRTKRFSLFTWSYTCQFCKRPVCSQCSKKMRLPSKPYSTLPIYSLGPSAVAKEEASGASAPAEPEKHPLGSGHSRHSLRRSVYKLSKHSSGSSSKDGRSLDEPELPKELTEDWVTMEICVDCKKFITEIITSSKRNLCMATKRARLNRKTQSFYMSSSNSVNFRPSERTINEV